Part of the candidate division KSB1 bacterium genome, AGTAAAATCGAAATTTGATGAGCGACCAATTTAGCATATCTCTTACTGTAAACGGAAAAGAGCATCAACGCTCTGTAGAGCCGCGTTTGCTGCTCAGCGACTTCCTGCGCCATGAGCTCCGACTCACCGGCACCCACGTTGGCTGTGAACATGGCGTTTGCGGCGCCTGCACCATTTTGCTGAACGACCAGGCAGTGCGTTCCTGTCTCATGTTTGCGGTCCAAGTCGATGGCGAGGAAATTATTACTGTCGAGGGATTGGCTCTTGAGGGCGATGAGTTACATCCATTGCAAAAGGCCTTTCACGAAGCTCACGGATTGCAATGCGGATTTTGCACACCCGGCTTTTTGATGACTCTGGTTCCTTATTTAAAAGAAAACCCAAATCCAACTGAGGAAGAAATCCGGGAAGCGCTGTCAGGGAATCTGTGCCGGTGCACGGGGTATCAGAATATCGTGGAGGCTGTTAAATTAGCTGCAAAGAAATAATTTTACCGC contains:
- a CDS encoding (2Fe-2S)-binding protein, giving the protein MSDQFSISLTVNGKEHQRSVEPRLLLSDFLRHELRLTGTHVGCEHGVCGACTILLNDQAVRSCLMFAVQVDGEEIITVEGLALEGDELHPLQKAFHEAHGLQCGFCTPGFLMTLVPYLKENPNPTEEEIREALSGNLCRCTGYQNIVEAVKLAAKK